The following proteins come from a genomic window of Gemmatimonas sp.:
- a CDS encoding PASTA domain-containing protein — MNATLKRWGKRAVVALLLGGALGAGAGVLTVNRLEPGRGTGVDSLAVMLDSIARGNVPAARGGASGAAPSTSAAPPAAPVVAPAELVAVPALEGLEEGAARNALLDAGLVVGEIEFRASTRPAGTVLASVPAAGAQLAPESPVTLILSDGRGTDPDTLAVPAPSSLSHSSS; from the coding sequence ATGAACGCCACGCTGAAGCGCTGGGGAAAACGCGCCGTCGTGGCCCTCCTGCTTGGCGGCGCGCTGGGCGCCGGCGCCGGCGTGTTGACGGTCAACCGGCTGGAGCCCGGGCGCGGCACCGGGGTGGATTCGCTGGCCGTGATGCTCGACAGCATTGCGCGCGGGAATGTGCCGGCGGCGCGCGGCGGCGCATCCGGGGCTGCCCCGAGCACATCGGCTGCCCCCCCGGCAGCGCCTGTGGTGGCGCCTGCGGAACTCGTGGCGGTGCCCGCACTCGAGGGGCTCGAGGAAGGTGCCGCACGAAATGCGCTGCTCGACGCCGGGCTCGTGGTGGGGGAAATCGAATTCCGCGCCTCCACCCGCCCTGCCGGCACCGTGCTGGCCTCAGTCCCGGCGGCCGGCGCCCAGCTGGCTCCTGAATCGCCGGTCACGCTCATCCTGAGCGACGGGCGCGGCACCGATCCGGACACCCTTGCGGTACCGGCACCGTCTTCTCTTTCGCATTCTTCCTCATGA
- the rpe gene encoding ribulose-phosphate 3-epimerase — translation MSVRIAPSVLSADFRKLGEEIAMCDAGGADWIHVDVMDGRFVPNLSFGVKVIDAVKKSTSKVVDVHLMVLEPQNYFDDYVKAGADVLTIHAEAAPHLDRQIMRIKELGAKAGVALNPGTPLSAIEEVVHLLDLVLIMSVNPGYGGQKFIDYSVDKIERARFLLDQAQSRAVLEVDGGISRDTIQRCWRAGADTFVAGNAIFGAAHPQQEIAMLRNLCSEHV, via the coding sequence ATGAGCGTTCGCATCGCCCCGTCCGTCCTCAGCGCCGACTTCCGCAAGCTCGGCGAAGAAATCGCCATGTGTGACGCCGGCGGCGCCGATTGGATTCACGTGGACGTCATGGACGGCCGCTTCGTGCCCAACCTGTCGTTCGGCGTGAAAGTCATCGACGCGGTGAAGAAGAGCACCAGCAAGGTGGTGGACGTGCACCTCATGGTGCTCGAGCCACAGAACTACTTCGACGATTACGTGAAGGCCGGCGCCGACGTACTCACCATTCACGCCGAAGCCGCGCCGCATCTCGACCGCCAGATCATGCGCATCAAGGAACTGGGCGCGAAGGCGGGGGTGGCGCTCAACCCCGGCACGCCGCTCAGCGCCATCGAGGAGGTGGTGCACCTGCTCGACCTCGTACTCATCATGAGCGTGAACCCGGGCTACGGCGGGCAGAAGTTCATCGACTACTCGGTGGACAAGATCGAACGCGCGCGTTTCCTGCTCGACCAGGCACAGAGCCGCGCCGTGCTGGAAGTGGATGGGGGCATTTCGCGCGACACCATTCAGCGGTGCTGGCGGGCCGGCGCCGACACCTTCGTGGCCGGCAACGCCATCTTCGGCGCCGCGCATCCGCAGCAGGAAATCGCCATGCTGCGCAACCTCTGCTCGGAACACGTATGA
- the fmt gene encoding methionyl-tRNA formyltransferase, whose translation MRILFWGTPDFAVPPLRALLGEGHDVVGVVTQPDKPRGRSRTQLDPSPVKVVALEESLPVLQPLKPRGDEFLQQVRDLAPDISVVVAYGHILPKAVIDLPPHGTLNIHASLLPTLRGAAPIQASLLQGMAETGVTIMQMVPALDAGDMLHVLRTPIGAETTYGELHDQLAEMGALAIVQALTLIEAGVSRAVPQDDALSTYAPKIERSMARLDFSADATVVSRVVRAFDPRPGAFAMLRGAEVKCFGARIHEDGTDASLDEPTRASPPGTVRSADDGGLLVRCGRGAIRLMDVQPSGKPRMTAAAWARGRGVQVGDAFAVPSSDHAHGSAS comes from the coding sequence GTGAGAATTCTGTTCTGGGGCACGCCCGACTTCGCCGTGCCACCGTTGCGCGCCCTGCTGGGTGAAGGGCACGATGTCGTGGGCGTCGTCACGCAGCCCGACAAGCCGCGGGGCCGCTCGCGCACCCAGCTCGATCCGTCACCGGTCAAGGTCGTCGCGCTCGAGGAATCGCTGCCAGTGCTGCAGCCGCTCAAGCCGCGCGGCGACGAGTTCCTGCAGCAGGTGCGCGACCTGGCCCCCGACATCTCGGTGGTGGTGGCCTACGGCCACATTCTCCCCAAGGCCGTGATCGACCTGCCCCCGCACGGCACGCTCAACATTCATGCGTCGCTGCTGCCGACCCTGCGCGGCGCCGCGCCCATTCAGGCCAGCCTGCTGCAGGGGATGGCCGAAACGGGGGTCACCATCATGCAGATGGTACCGGCGCTCGACGCGGGAGACATGCTGCATGTCCTGCGCACTCCCATTGGGGCGGAGACCACCTACGGTGAGTTGCACGACCAGCTGGCGGAGATGGGCGCGCTGGCCATCGTGCAGGCGCTCACGCTCATCGAGGCGGGGGTATCGCGCGCCGTGCCACAGGACGACGCGCTCTCCACCTACGCCCCCAAGATCGAGCGGTCCATGGCGCGTCTCGACTTTTCCGCCGACGCCACTGTGGTGTCGCGGGTCGTGCGCGCCTTCGATCCGCGCCCCGGCGCGTTCGCCATGCTGCGCGGCGCGGAGGTGAAGTGCTTCGGCGCGCGGATTCACGAGGACGGCACCGACGCGTCGCTCGACGAGCCGACCCGCGCCAGTCCGCCCGGCACGGTGCGCAGCGCCGATGATGGCGGGCTGCTCGTGCGATGCGGTCGCGGCGCCATTCGCCTCATGGACGTCCAGCCCAGCGGCAAGCCGCGCATGACGGCCGCCGCCTGGGCCCGCGGACGGGGCGTGCAGGTGGGTGACGCCTTTGCCGTGCCGAGCAGCGACCACGCCCACGGCTCGGCGTCGTGA
- the def gene encoding peptide deformylase: MSLLDIHVLGSPILRQETQVVTQITPALRRLVDDMFETMEVAKGVGLAAPQVGRSERLCVVDADDARLVVINPEIVHTEGGVIRGEEGCLSMPEIYADVDRHARVTVRAQDIDGAWYEVELASGLLGRCLQHEIDHLHGRMFTDRLSLLKKRSALKEWEYEKAKYPKNVRVLPVGDLPPEKDGASA; encoded by the coding sequence GTGTCCCTGCTCGATATCCACGTCCTCGGCTCCCCCATTCTCCGGCAGGAGACCCAGGTGGTCACGCAGATCACCCCGGCGCTGCGCCGCCTGGTCGACGACATGTTCGAAACCATGGAAGTCGCGAAGGGGGTGGGGCTCGCAGCACCGCAGGTCGGGCGCAGCGAGCGGCTGTGCGTGGTGGATGCCGACGATGCGCGACTCGTGGTCATCAACCCCGAAATCGTACACACGGAAGGCGGGGTGATCCGGGGTGAAGAGGGGTGCCTCTCCATGCCGGAGATCTACGCCGATGTGGACCGCCACGCGCGGGTGACGGTGCGCGCGCAGGACATCGACGGCGCCTGGTACGAGGTGGAACTCGCCTCGGGGCTGCTGGGGCGATGCCTGCAGCATGAGATCGATCATCTGCACGGCCGCATGTTCACCGACCGCCTGAGCCTGCTCAAGAAGCGGTCGGCGCTCAAGGAGTGGGAGTACGAGAAGGCCAAGTATCCGAAGAACGTCCGCGTGCTTCCCGTCGGCGATCTGCCGCCGGAGAAGGACGGCGCGAGCGCGTAA
- a CDS encoding DUF3299 domain-containing protein codes for MTRRTNSLLSVAGLAALVVVGSAFTRPGVPPVAKRVAITTPARPTDTPSPVGATQQPVNIDWRVLAGLDYTNGKATDTLRKLEGKQVRIPGFVVPLDDFQEEGAEFLLVPYYGACVHTPPPPPNQIVMVEMSGKKAVKLNLFDAVWMSGTLKIASVESPYGTVGYTLEGMKVEPYSAK; via the coding sequence ATGACGCGTCGCACCAATTCGTTGCTCTCCGTGGCTGGTCTGGCTGCCCTGGTGGTGGTGGGATCGGCGTTCACTCGCCCGGGCGTACCGCCGGTCGCCAAGCGCGTGGCCATTACGACGCCGGCGCGCCCCACCGATACGCCATCCCCGGTCGGTGCCACGCAACAGCCGGTGAACATCGACTGGCGCGTGCTCGCCGGCCTCGACTACACCAACGGCAAGGCCACGGACACGCTCCGGAAGCTCGAGGGGAAGCAGGTGCGCATCCCGGGGTTTGTGGTGCCTCTCGACGACTTCCAGGAAGAGGGGGCCGAGTTCCTGCTGGTGCCATACTACGGGGCCTGCGTCCACACGCCGCCGCCGCCGCCCAACCAGATCGTCATGGTGGAGATGAGCGGGAAGAAGGCCGTCAAGCTCAATCTCTTCGATGCCGTGTGGATGTCGGGCACGCTCAAGATCGCTTCGGTCGAAAGTCCGTACGGCACCGTGGGCTACACGCTGGAAGGGATGAAGGTCGAGCCGTACTCCGCCAAGTAG
- the rsmB gene encoding 16S rRNA (cytosine(967)-C(5))-methyltransferase RsmB, which yields MKRPYQGTHKGPEVTESRTAAALVLTDLRSGQLLDGSFERRTALLDARDRRWVQELVWGMLRTRARLDAILADRVRGGIAKLDADVADLLRLGTYQLLHMDSVPPYAAIGQTVQLTKQRHGIGASTLANAVLRRIDRERAHVQPVAPADPLDALAQQYSHPRWVVQRWAERWGLEDTARLLSANNTPGGIVLRPYGIDRPQLVAMLDGAGVETHEVPGVPDSVRLAGAVALTELGAFKQGNCYVQDPAATLVVQYAHVDVGSVVADLCAAPGSKALELSRRAALVIAADRQGARVDRMLQGFGRLDANRLQVVIADATQPAIAPVDAVLVDVPCTGTGTFRRHPDARWRLRVSDFAVLGALQKRILRAAATVVKPGGLLVYSTCSLELEENDDQVATFLADHPEYSVEPPSPGTVPDALLDGGLLRVLPHRHGFDGAFAARLRRAA from the coding sequence GTGAAGCGCCCCTATCAGGGCACACACAAGGGCCCCGAGGTCACCGAATCGCGCACCGCGGCGGCACTCGTACTGACCGACCTGCGTAGCGGGCAGCTGCTCGACGGCAGCTTCGAACGCCGCACGGCGCTGCTCGACGCGCGCGACCGCCGCTGGGTGCAGGAGCTCGTCTGGGGGATGCTGCGCACGCGCGCGCGACTCGATGCCATCCTCGCCGACCGCGTGCGGGGGGGCATCGCCAAACTCGACGCCGATGTGGCCGACCTGCTGCGCCTCGGCACGTATCAGCTGCTGCACATGGACAGCGTGCCGCCGTATGCCGCCATCGGGCAGACGGTGCAGCTCACCAAGCAGCGTCACGGCATCGGCGCCAGCACGCTGGCCAATGCCGTGCTGCGCCGCATCGATCGGGAGCGGGCCCACGTCCAGCCGGTGGCGCCGGCCGACCCCCTCGACGCGCTCGCGCAGCAGTATTCGCACCCGCGCTGGGTGGTGCAGCGCTGGGCTGAACGGTGGGGGCTGGAAGACACCGCCCGGCTGCTGAGCGCCAACAACACGCCGGGCGGTATCGTGCTGCGCCCGTATGGGATCGATCGACCGCAGCTCGTGGCCATGCTGGATGGCGCCGGCGTGGAGACCCACGAGGTCCCCGGCGTCCCCGATTCGGTGCGCCTGGCCGGCGCGGTGGCGCTCACCGAACTGGGCGCCTTCAAGCAGGGGAACTGCTACGTGCAGGACCCGGCGGCGACGCTGGTGGTGCAGTATGCCCATGTGGACGTTGGCAGCGTGGTGGCCGACCTGTGCGCGGCGCCCGGCAGCAAGGCGCTCGAGCTGTCGCGACGCGCGGCCCTGGTGATTGCGGCCGACCGGCAGGGCGCCCGTGTCGATCGCATGCTTCAGGGTTTCGGCCGGCTCGACGCCAATCGCCTGCAGGTCGTGATCGCCGACGCAACGCAACCGGCAATCGCGCCAGTGGATGCGGTGCTGGTAGATGTGCCCTGCACCGGCACCGGCACCTTTCGGCGGCACCCCGATGCGCGGTGGCGCCTGCGCGTGAGCGACTTCGCCGTGCTGGGGGCGCTGCAGAAGCGCATCCTGCGGGCGGCGGCCACCGTGGTGAAGCCCGGCGGGCTGCTGGTGTACAGCACCTGCTCGCTCGAGCTCGAGGAGAACGACGACCAGGTGGCCACTTTTCTGGCCGATCATCCGGAGTACTCCGTCGAACCCCCATCCCCGGGCACCGTGCCGGACGCCCTGCTCGACGGCGGACTGCTGCGCGTCCTGCCGCATCGCCACGGATTTGATGGGGCCTTTGCCGCGCGACTGCGCAGGGCGGCCTGA
- a CDS encoding ABC transporter permease, which produces MMLILRLALASLRSRKLTTALTVASIALSVTLLVGIETVRAGVRDSFAGTIRGVDLIVGARGGSLQVLLSTVFGIGNPAGSVQLRTMQRWQQHPAVKWVVPYSLGDSHRGFRVVGTSTEFYERYRFRNNGRITFAAGRAAQADTEVVIGSEVAARLQYAVGTPVVVTHGLRDIGTSNHDAHPFRVVGVLARTFTPIDRSVYVTLEGIEAMHEESEGPAAAAAVQPTGGRRAGTENRDRAIVEANKQRAASIPKAPPAGVPMAMPGAEPPPGTPMVMPGAEPPPGTPLVMPGAEPPPGTPAAMPGAEPPPPPAAPKVRVTPAPSTAAERAGDQAEDAEHDHGDYQITAFFVGTKNRFEALMLQREMNTDLVEPLTAIIPGVALGELWQNIGSAEVGLRVIAMFAVAISITGMLVALYSSLEARRREMAILRAVGAGPRTILALLVLESTLLAFLGCVIGVALVYGGLAATQTQIEQRFGIHLALRALGDTEYSYLAMVMISGMLIGFVPAWKAYRTSLVDGLSPRA; this is translated from the coding sequence ATGATGCTCATTCTGCGTCTTGCCCTGGCATCGCTGCGCAGCCGCAAGCTCACCACCGCGCTGACCGTTGCCAGCATTGCTCTTTCGGTCACGCTGCTGGTGGGAATCGAAACCGTGCGTGCCGGTGTTCGGGACAGTTTCGCCGGCACCATTCGCGGCGTCGATCTCATCGTGGGCGCGCGCGGCGGTTCGCTGCAGGTACTCCTGAGCACGGTCTTCGGCATCGGCAACCCGGCCGGCAGCGTCCAGCTGCGCACGATGCAGCGCTGGCAGCAGCACCCGGCCGTGAAGTGGGTGGTGCCCTACTCCCTCGGCGACAGCCATCGCGGCTTCCGCGTCGTGGGGACCAGCACCGAGTTCTACGAGCGCTACCGGTTCCGCAACAACGGGCGCATCACCTTCGCCGCCGGTCGCGCCGCGCAGGCCGACACCGAAGTCGTCATTGGCAGTGAAGTGGCCGCACGGCTCCAGTACGCCGTGGGGACGCCGGTCGTGGTGACGCACGGCCTGCGCGACATTGGCACCAGCAACCACGACGCGCACCCGTTCCGTGTCGTGGGGGTGCTGGCGCGCACCTTCACGCCCATCGACCGCTCCGTGTATGTCACGCTCGAAGGAATCGAGGCGATGCACGAGGAGAGCGAAGGCCCGGCGGCCGCCGCCGCGGTGCAACCGACAGGGGGGAGGAGGGCGGGAACGGAGAATCGCGATCGCGCGATCGTCGAGGCCAACAAGCAGCGTGCGGCGAGCATACCGAAGGCGCCACCGGCAGGCGTGCCCATGGCCATGCCTGGCGCCGAACCGCCTCCCGGGACGCCCATGGTCATGCCCGGAGCAGAACCGCCCCCCGGGACGCCCCTGGTCATGCCGGGAGCGGAACCCCCGCCCGGTACGCCCGCGGCCATGCCTGGGGCCGAGCCCCCCCCGCCTCCCGCCGCACCGAAGGTGCGCGTCACGCCCGCGCCATCGACCGCCGCCGAGCGCGCCGGCGATCAGGCCGAAGACGCGGAACATGATCACGGCGACTATCAGATCACGGCGTTTTTCGTGGGGACCAAGAATCGCTTCGAAGCGCTCATGCTGCAGCGCGAGATGAACACGGATCTGGTGGAGCCCCTCACCGCCATCATCCCCGGCGTGGCACTGGGCGAACTGTGGCAGAACATCGGCAGTGCCGAAGTGGGACTGCGGGTAATCGCGATGTTCGCCGTGGCCATCAGCATCACCGGCATGCTCGTGGCGCTCTACTCGTCGCTCGAGGCACGTCGGCGCGAGATGGCCATTCTTCGCGCCGTCGGCGCGGGACCGCGAACCATTCTTGCACTGCTCGTGCTCGAAAGCACGCTGCTCGCTTTCCTCGGATGCGTCATCGGCGTGGCCCTCGTGTACGGTGGGCTGGCCGCCACGCAGACGCAAATCGAACAGCGCTTCGGCATCCACCTCGCTCTTCGTGCCCTCGGTGACACCGAGTACAGCTATCTCGCGATGGTGATGATCAGCGGCATGCTGATCGGCTTCGTGCCGGCCTGGAAGGCCTACCGGACGAGTCTGGTGGACGGGCTGTCACCGCGCGCTTAG
- a CDS encoding ABC transporter ATP-binding protein, with translation MTTPTSSVLAVELSKLRFAYRAGQAVLAIDHLSIARGETVFLHGPSGSGKTTLLGLLAGVLRANAGEVRVLGQDFSRMSNGERDAFRARHLGYVFQMFNLIPYLSVRENILLPIRLESARRARLGAQTFDAAVRDVASQLDIARFLDTPIGELSVGQQQRVAAARALIGSPEVVIADEPTSALDTDRREQFLELLFRSCEKAQATLVFVSHDHTLMPLFSRIVELGEINTAATNGRSTTAACRSPQADPRP, from the coding sequence ATGACCACTCCGACGTCGTCGGTGCTGGCCGTCGAACTGTCGAAGCTCCGATTCGCCTATCGCGCGGGCCAGGCGGTGCTGGCGATCGATCATCTGTCGATCGCGCGCGGTGAAACGGTGTTCCTGCACGGGCCGAGCGGCAGTGGCAAGACCACGCTGCTCGGCCTTCTTGCCGGCGTGTTGCGCGCGAATGCTGGCGAGGTGCGGGTGCTGGGGCAGGACTTCAGCCGCATGTCCAACGGCGAGCGCGATGCCTTCCGCGCCCGCCATCTCGGATACGTGTTCCAGATGTTCAACCTCATCCCGTACCTGTCGGTGCGGGAGAACATCCTGCTGCCCATTCGTCTCGAGTCGGCGCGGCGCGCACGACTGGGGGCGCAGACGTTCGACGCGGCGGTGCGCGACGTGGCGTCGCAACTCGACATTGCGCGGTTTCTCGACACGCCCATTGGCGAGCTGAGCGTGGGGCAGCAGCAGCGCGTGGCCGCGGCGCGCGCACTCATCGGCAGCCCCGAGGTGGTCATCGCCGACGAGCCCACCAGCGCCCTCGATACCGACCGTCGCGAGCAGTTCCTCGAACTGCTCTTCCGCTCCTGCGAGAAGGCGCAGGCCACCCTGGTGTTCGTGAGCCACGATCACACGCTCATGCCGCTCTTCTCGCGCATCGTGGAACTGGGCGAGATCAATACCGCGGCGACGAACGGGCGCAGCACCACGGCCGCGTGCCGCTCGCCACAGGCGGACCCGCGCCCATGA
- the queA gene encoding tRNA preQ1(34) S-adenosylmethionine ribosyltransferase-isomerase QueA: MTVSSEPAAPAEPAAPTGARTSDYDYELPDTHIAQRPVEPRDASRLLVLDRRDGSLAHRTFRDVLELIPDGDALVLNTTKVFRARLLGHRESGGPAEILLLRPAEGTADGLHFEAMIHPGGKLRPGRTVTIADGFTVEIVDTTPRRTRIVKLHTTGNPMDAVEAHGHVPLPPYIERADEAGDASRYQTVYAQQAGSVAAPTAGLHFTDDVLARLDAKGVERVHVLLHVGAGTFRPVSDDDPSRHVMHEEWCQVSREAADRLNAVRARGNKIWVVGTTGVRTLETATDAHGIVQPFQGNTDIFLRPPYQFRGVDHLITNFHLPKSTLIMLVAAFAGYERTMHAYRTAVAEHYRFYSYGDAMAIV, from the coding sequence ATGACCGTTTCGTCCGAACCTGCGGCCCCTGCGGAACCGGCGGCTCCCACCGGTGCCCGCACGTCCGACTACGATTACGAGTTGCCCGACACGCACATCGCGCAACGGCCCGTCGAGCCGCGCGACGCCAGTCGGCTCCTCGTGCTCGACCGTCGCGACGGGTCGCTGGCGCATCGCACCTTTCGCGACGTCCTCGAGCTGATTCCGGACGGAGACGCGCTGGTGCTGAACACCACCAAGGTGTTCCGGGCACGGCTACTGGGGCATCGGGAAAGCGGTGGTCCGGCGGAGATCCTGCTGCTGCGCCCCGCCGAGGGCACGGCCGACGGCCTGCACTTCGAGGCGATGATCCACCCGGGCGGCAAGCTGCGCCCGGGCCGGACGGTCACGATCGCCGATGGCTTCACGGTGGAGATCGTGGACACGACGCCGCGCCGCACGCGCATCGTGAAGCTGCACACCACGGGCAACCCCATGGACGCGGTGGAAGCGCACGGTCACGTGCCGCTCCCGCCCTACATCGAGCGGGCCGACGAAGCGGGCGACGCGAGCCGCTACCAGACCGTCTATGCCCAGCAGGCAGGGTCGGTGGCCGCGCCCACGGCCGGCCTGCACTTCACCGACGATGTCCTCGCCCGACTCGACGCCAAGGGCGTGGAACGCGTGCATGTGCTGCTGCACGTAGGCGCCGGCACCTTCCGGCCCGTGAGTGATGATGACCCCTCGCGGCATGTGATGCATGAGGAGTGGTGCCAGGTGAGCCGTGAGGCGGCGGACCGGCTCAATGCCGTGCGCGCCCGCGGCAACAAGATCTGGGTGGTCGGCACCACCGGGGTCCGCACGCTCGAAACGGCCACGGACGCGCACGGTATCGTGCAGCCGTTCCAGGGGAACACGGACATCTTCCTGCGGCCGCCGTACCAGTTCCGTGGTGTCGATCATCTCATCACGAACTTCCACTTGCCGAAGTCCACGCTCATCATGCTGGTGGCCGCCTTTGCCGGCTATGAGCGCACCATGCACGCGTACCGGACCGCGGTGGCCGAGCACTACCGCTTCTACTCGTACGGCGACGCGATGGCGATCGTGTGA
- the tgt gene encoding tRNA guanosine(34) transglycosylase Tgt, protein MTSPFQFQTTHTDGHARAGVFTTPHGTVATPQFMPVGTLASVKALDPEDLTRLGATMILANAYHLRLRPGDEMIRTMGGLHRFMQWDGPILTDSGGFQVFSLEGLRTIAEEGVAFRSHLDGSLQQFTPESVMQIERNLGADVIMQFDHVVPGQSPHELAKVAMERSVRWLERCRVAFERLQADDTLAPTPVQALFPIVQGGIHADLRRDSARSIMNGGDWVGYGVGGLSVGEAKPDMYAMLDVVNGELPANRPRYLMGVGFPEDLVEGVARGIDLFDCVAPTRMGRTGAFFTRTGRKNIKNAQWRLDPAPLEDGCTCAACTRFSKAYIRHLFVAEEILGLRLLSLHNVHFLVALMRDARAAVQAGTFAGWSRDWLAHYHSSKTTS, encoded by the coding sequence GTGACCAGCCCGTTTCAATTCCAGACGACCCACACCGACGGCCATGCCCGCGCCGGCGTGTTCACCACGCCCCACGGCACGGTGGCCACGCCGCAGTTCATGCCGGTCGGCACCCTTGCCAGCGTGAAGGCGCTCGACCCGGAGGATCTCACGCGGCTTGGCGCCACCATGATCCTCGCCAACGCCTACCATCTCCGCCTGCGCCCCGGCGACGAGATGATCCGCACCATGGGCGGGCTGCACCGGTTCATGCAGTGGGATGGCCCCATCCTGACCGACAGCGGCGGCTTTCAGGTGTTCTCCCTCGAGGGGTTGCGCACGATCGCCGAGGAGGGCGTGGCGTTCCGCAGCCACCTCGACGGGTCACTGCAGCAGTTCACTCCCGAGTCGGTCATGCAGATCGAGCGCAATCTGGGCGCCGACGTGATCATGCAATTCGACCATGTCGTGCCCGGGCAGTCGCCCCACGAGCTGGCGAAGGTGGCCATGGAGCGCAGTGTGCGCTGGCTCGAGCGGTGCCGGGTGGCCTTCGAGCGGTTGCAGGCAGACGACACGCTGGCCCCCACCCCGGTGCAGGCCCTCTTCCCCATTGTACAGGGGGGCATTCATGCGGACCTCCGCCGGGACTCGGCGCGGTCCATCATGAACGGTGGCGATTGGGTGGGGTATGGCGTGGGCGGGTTGTCGGTGGGGGAAGCCAAACCCGACATGTACGCCATGCTCGATGTGGTGAACGGGGAGCTCCCCGCGAACCGGCCACGCTACCTCATGGGGGTGGGATTCCCGGAAGATCTGGTGGAGGGCGTTGCCCGTGGCATCGACCTGTTCGACTGTGTCGCCCCCACCCGCATGGGACGGACCGGGGCCTTCTTCACGCGCACCGGGCGAAAGAACATCAAGAACGCCCAGTGGCGGCTCGACCCGGCACCGCTCGAGGACGGGTGCACCTGCGCCGCCTGCACCCGCTTTTCCAAGGCGTACATCCGACACCTGTTCGTGGCGGAGGAAATCCTCGGACTCCGCCTCCTGAGCCTCCACAATGTACATTTCCTTGTCGCGTTGATGCGCGATGCCCGCGCCGCCGTTCAGGCCGGCACGTTCGCAGGCTGGAGCCGTGATTGGCTCGCCCATTACCACTCAAGCAAGACCACGTCATGA
- the yajC gene encoding preprotein translocase subunit YajC — MSASVIASFALLQAAPGAAVPQMIFMYGAIFAIFYFVLIRPQQKQRKQHEERVKTLKKGDEIVTAGGIVGEVLHIASQGKDGTATLADRITIKSGESKLVVERGRIAAVAGSTPAA, encoded by the coding sequence ATGAGCGCTTCCGTCATTGCCAGCTTCGCCCTGCTGCAGGCCGCCCCCGGCGCCGCCGTGCCGCAGATGATTTTCATGTACGGCGCGATCTTCGCGATCTTCTATTTCGTGCTCATCCGGCCGCAGCAGAAGCAGCGCAAGCAGCACGAAGAGCGCGTGAAGACGCTCAAGAAGGGCGACGAGATCGTGACGGCCGGCGGCATCGTCGGTGAGGTGCTGCACATCGCCTCTCAGGGGAAGGACGGCACGGCCACCCTCGCCGATCGCATCACGATCAAGTCGGGGGAGAGCAAGCTGGTGGTCGAGCGCGGCCGCATCGCCGCCGTGGCTGGCAGCACGCCCGCGGCCTGA
- the ruvB gene encoding Holliday junction branch migration DNA helicase RuvB yields MSRAEITTPEALSEEGLVELSLRPQRLAEFIGQKKVKESLAIAIEAARARREPLDHILFFGPPGLGKTTLADLMARELGVNLTTTSGPALEKPKDLVGPLTNLRAGDVLFIDEIHRLRPVIEEFLYPAMEDNKIDVRLSDGPNAQTVQIDIQKFTLVGATTRLGMLTAPMRARFGLVHQLAFYPVEELEIIVRRTGEVLRVDMDAAGAHEIAKRSRGTPRVANRLLRRVRDYAQVRANGRITVEVAQAALALLDVDHFGLDDMDTRLLRAIIEKFDGGPVGLGTIAAAIGEDAGTIEDVYEPFLVQHGFLQRTPRGRIATAHAYRHLGFTPPTGAAEQHGLF; encoded by the coding sequence ATGTCGCGCGCCGAAATCACCACGCCGGAAGCCCTGTCCGAAGAAGGGCTCGTCGAACTGTCGCTCCGGCCGCAACGGCTGGCGGAGTTCATCGGCCAGAAAAAGGTGAAGGAGAGTCTGGCCATCGCGATCGAGGCGGCCCGGGCGCGCCGGGAGCCGCTCGACCACATCCTGTTCTTCGGGCCGCCTGGACTTGGCAAGACGACGCTCGCCGATCTGATGGCGCGCGAGTTGGGGGTGAACCTCACGACGACCTCGGGGCCGGCGCTCGAGAAGCCCAAGGATCTGGTGGGTCCGCTCACCAACCTGCGCGCCGGCGATGTGCTTTTCATTGACGAGATTCACCGCCTGCGCCCCGTGATTGAGGAATTCCTCTATCCGGCCATGGAGGACAACAAGATCGACGTGCGGCTCTCCGACGGTCCCAACGCGCAGACGGTGCAGATCGACATTCAGAAGTTCACGCTCGTTGGCGCCACCACGCGCCTGGGGATGCTGACGGCGCCCATGCGGGCGCGATTCGGTCTCGTGCACCAGCTGGCGTTCTACCCGGTAGAGGAACTCGAAATCATCGTCCGCCGCACGGGTGAGGTGCTACGCGTGGACATGGACGCCGCCGGCGCCCACGAAATCGCCAAGCGCTCGCGTGGCACGCCGCGCGTGGCCAACCGCCTGCTGCGGCGGGTGCGCGACTACGCACAGGTTCGTGCCAACGGGCGCATCACCGTCGAGGTGGCGCAGGCGGCGCTGGCGCTGCTCGATGTCGATCACTTCGGGCTCGATGACATGGACACGCGGCTGCTGCGCGCCATCATCGAGAAGTTCGACGGCGGACCCGTGGGGTTGGGCACCATTGCCGCCGCCATTGGCGAGGATGCCGGCACCATCGAGGACGTGTACGAGCCGTTCCTCGTGCAGCACGGCTTCCTGCAGCGCACGCCGCGCGGACGCATCGCCACGGCGCACGCCTATCGTCACCTGGGATTCACGCCACCAACCGGTGCGGCGGAGCAGCACGGGCTGTTCTAG